The following coding sequences are from one Clostridioides difficile ATCC 9689 = DSM 1296 window:
- a CDS encoding ABC transporter ATP-binding protein: protein MAFLKIEDLCKVYGKNENKVTALDHVSLTIEKGEFTAIIGSSGSGKSTLLHSIAGVDVPTSGKIYLEGQDVYGQSNEKLAIFRRRQVGLIYQFHNLIPTLNVVENITLPILMDKRKVNQERLNDLLELLGLKERKTHLPNQLSGGQQQRVAIGRALMNAPAVMLADEPTGSLDSKNGQEIIQLLKESHSKYHQTLIIVTHDENIALQADRIICISDGKVVRDERKVNR from the coding sequence ATGGCGTTTTTAAAGATTGAAGATTTATGTAAGGTTTATGGTAAGAATGAAAATAAGGTTACTGCACTTGACCATGTCTCACTTACTATTGAAAAAGGGGAGTTTACTGCAATCATTGGTTCTTCTGGTTCTGGTAAATCTACACTACTACATTCCATTGCAGGAGTAGACGTACCAACAAGTGGAAAGATATATCTGGAGGGGCAAGATGTATATGGCCAAAGCAATGAAAAACTTGCTATTTTTCGTAGGCGACAAGTTGGATTGATTTATCAGTTTCACAATCTGATACCCACATTAAATGTAGTGGAAAATATCACATTGCCTATACTTATGGATAAACGTAAGGTCAATCAAGAACGGTTAAATGACTTGTTAGAATTACTTGGTTTAAAAGAACGAAAAACACATTTACCAAATCAACTTTCTGGTGGCCAACAGCAACGTGTTGCCATTGGTCGTGCATTGATGAATGCACCAGCAGTTATGCTTGCTGATGAGCCTACAGGTAGCTTAGACAGTAAAAATGGACAAGAGATTATCCAGTTACTGAAAGAGAGCCATAGTAAATATCACCAAACTCTCATTATTGTCACACATGATGAAAACATTGCTTTACAAGCAGATAGAATTATCTGTATTTCAGATGGAAAAGTAGTGCGTGATGAGAGGAAGGTGAATCGTTAA
- a CDS encoding sensor histidine kinase: MFRNREFRKLAILFLLITILTVALGFAISIMTGILSIVSATTFGIAFFVFTKNRYKSIAQISEQINLVLHNANHLYIAESDEGELSILQSEITKMTLRIREQNYALKKEKEHLADSLADIAHQLRTPLTSVTLILSLLENTSDEDERKELIRETEELLIRMDWLITSLLKLSRLDAGIVVFQKEQIDVNNLISSALHQLLIPMELHNITLHIDIPKGVRILGDLNWLSEAIQNIFKNCMESVGDNGKIDIICEDNFLFTQLTIHDNGAGFKKEDLPCLFNRFYRGKNSSTAGYGIGLALCKTIIMRQGGTITAQNHPQGGAIFVIRFPK; encoded by the coding sequence ATGTTTCGAAATAGAGAGTTTCGAAAACTTGCTATTTTATTCTTATTAATTACTATTCTCACTGTAGCCCTGGGATTTGCAATCAGTATTATGACTGGAATACTTTCTATTGTTTCTGCCACTACCTTTGGAATAGCATTTTTTGTGTTTACTAAAAATCGATACAAAAGTATTGCACAGATTTCAGAACAAATTAATCTTGTGCTTCATAATGCTAACCATCTGTATATTGCTGAATCAGATGAGGGTGAGCTTTCTATTCTACAAAGTGAAATAACTAAAATGACGTTACGTATTAGAGAGCAAAATTACGCACTGAAAAAAGAAAAAGAACACCTTGCTGACTCACTAGCTGACATAGCCCACCAGCTTCGCACTCCTCTTACATCAGTAACTCTTATTTTGTCACTGTTAGAGAATACTTCTGATGAAGATGAGAGAAAAGAGTTGATACGAGAAACAGAGGAATTACTTATACGAATGGACTGGCTGATTACTTCCCTTTTAAAATTATCACGTTTAGATGCAGGTATTGTAGTCTTTCAAAAAGAACAAATTGATGTGAATAATTTGATTAGTTCTGCACTTCATCAACTTTTGATTCCTATGGAACTGCACAATATCACTTTACATATTGATATACCAAAAGGAGTAAGGATTTTGGGTGATTTAAATTGGCTTTCAGAAGCAATTCAAAATATATTTAAAAACTGCATGGAGAGTGTGGGTGATAATGGAAAAATTGATATCATTTGTGAGGACAACTTTTTGTTTACTCAACTTACTATTCATGACAACGGAGCAGGCTTTAAAAAAGAAGACTTACCATGTCTATTTAACAGATTTTATCGTGGGAAAAATTCAAGCACAGCTGGTTATGGAATAGGATTGGCACTTTGTAAGACGATTATTATGAGACAAGGAGGAACAATTACTGCACAAAATCACCCACAAGGTGGTGCAATATTTGTTATTCGTTTTCCAAAGTGA
- a CDS encoding response regulator transcription factor has translation MKRIFLVEDDKAIAKNLILLLNSEGFIVTHVSTRSEALVEIAKNKFDLALIDISLPDGNGFTICTEIKEKQDIPVIFLTASGDESSVVTGLNMGADDYITKPFRPRELIARIRTALRKSGRFGSTFEICGLYVDTATGVVKKNGNEVFLSALEYRLLLVFISNPKSIITRVRLLDELWDAAGEFVNDNTLTVYIKRLREKIEDDPSSPQIILTVRGTGYRLGGSYVSK, from the coding sequence ATGAAACGGATATTTTTAGTTGAGGATGATAAAGCAATTGCCAAAAATCTTATTCTTTTGCTTAATTCAGAAGGATTTATAGTAACCCATGTATCCACAAGAAGTGAAGCACTTGTAGAGATTGCTAAGAATAAATTTGATTTGGCACTTATTGATATTTCTTTACCTGATGGAAATGGGTTTACGATTTGCACAGAAATCAAAGAAAAGCAAGACATTCCTGTTATCTTTTTGACAGCTTCCGGTGATGAATCAAGTGTTGTTACTGGACTGAATATGGGTGCAGATGATTATATTACTAAACCTTTTCGTCCACGTGAACTGATTGCGCGAATTAGAACAGCACTACGAAAAAGTGGGCGTTTTGGGTCAACTTTTGAAATTTGTGGGCTTTATGTAGATACAGCAACCGGTGTTGTGAAAAAGAATGGCAATGAGGTTTTTCTTTCAGCTTTAGAATACCGTTTGTTATTGGTGTTTATTAGCAATCCTAAAAGTATTATTACGAGGGTAAGATTACTTGATGAATTGTGGGATGCGGCAGGTGAGTTTGTTAATGACAACACATTGACTGTGTACATCAAACGCTTGCGAGAGAAGATAGAAGATGACCCTTCAAGTCCACAAATAATTTTGACTGTTCGTGGGACAGGGTATAGATTGGGGGGAAGTTATGTTTCGAAATAG
- the carB gene encoding carbamoyl-phosphate synthase large subunit, which produces MPKLDSIKKTLVLGSGPIIIGQAAEFDYSGTQACQALKEEGIEVVLVNSNPATIMTDKEIADKIYIEPLTIEFIEKIIEKEKPDSLLAGMGGQTGLNLAVELHDAGILDKYNVKVIGTSIESIKKGEDRDLFREVMKEINQPVIVSDIVTNLEAGLEFANKIGYPVVVRPAYTLGGTGGGIADTEEELREILSHGLQLSPVGQVLLEKSIKGWKEIEYEVMRDGNGNCITVCNMENVDPVGVHTGDSIVVAPSQTLSDEEYQLLRKASIDIINAIEVQGGCNVQIALNPHSLEYAIIEINPRVSRSSALASKATGYPIAKVAAKIALGYTLDEIENAVTKKTYACFEPTLDYVVVKIPKWPFDKFRHANRKLGTKMMATGEIMSIGSNFEAAILKGIRSLETGKYSLVHAPSEGRTLEELKARVVVPDDERLFDLAEMIRRGYKVEMISEITGVDKWFINKFKWIVEQEEKLKVLKIEDLDKEYLHELKKKGFSDKGISDLMKISPEKLYELRSLYNIQPVYKMVDTCGGEFEALSPYYYSTYEQYDEVVVSDKRKVVVLGSGPIRIGQGIEFDYCSVHCVKSLRKMGIETIIVNNNPETVSTDFDTSDKLYFEPLTEEEVLNIIEKEKPEGVILQFGGQTAIKLAKFLHEKNIPILGTDFRDIDAAEDREKFDDLLERLDINRPKGKGVWTTNEGVEIAKELGYPVLVRPSYVLGGQGMEITYNEEKLIQYLDDAFDRDHKNPVLIDKYLTGREIEVDAICDKEDILIPGIMEHLERAGVHSGDSTTMYPSQNISDEIKEKIVEYTKKIALDLNVLGMVNIQFIEFQNELYIIEVNPRASRTVPYISKVSGVPIVDLATKCMLGAKLKDLGYGTGVYKEPKLVSVKVPVFSMSKLSKVEVSLGPEMKSTGEVLGVGENLEEALYKGFLAAGRHMSDERGVVLATVNNHDKDEFIEIAKDMKELGYTFVATEGTAKSLRENGIEADIVNRIEEPRPNILDAIRNKQVDIVINTPTKGNDSTRDGFKMRRTAIEFSTEIMTSLDTLKALVEVKKKHLNKDKLKVYNIAE; this is translated from the coding sequence ATGCCTAAATTAGATAGTATAAAGAAAACTTTAGTATTAGGGTCAGGGCCAATAATAATAGGTCAAGCTGCAGAGTTTGACTATTCAGGAACACAGGCCTGCCAAGCATTAAAAGAAGAGGGAATTGAAGTTGTATTAGTAAATAGTAACCCAGCTACTATAATGACTGATAAAGAAATTGCAGATAAAATATATATAGAACCATTAACAATAGAATTTATAGAAAAAATAATAGAAAAAGAAAAACCAGATAGTTTACTTGCAGGTATGGGTGGTCAGACAGGATTAAACTTAGCTGTAGAATTACATGATGCTGGTATATTAGATAAATATAATGTAAAAGTTATAGGAACATCTATAGAATCTATAAAAAAGGGCGAAGATAGAGATTTATTTAGAGAAGTAATGAAAGAAATAAATCAACCAGTAATAGTTAGTGATATAGTTACAAATTTAGAAGCAGGTCTTGAGTTTGCCAATAAGATAGGATATCCAGTAGTTGTAAGACCAGCATATACGCTAGGTGGAACTGGTGGAGGTATAGCTGATACTGAGGAAGAATTAAGAGAAATACTTTCACATGGACTACAGCTAAGTCCTGTTGGACAAGTTCTTCTTGAAAAGAGTATAAAAGGTTGGAAAGAAATAGAATATGAAGTAATGAGAGATGGAAATGGAAACTGTATAACTGTATGTAATATGGAAAATGTAGACCCAGTTGGAGTTCATACGGGAGACAGTATAGTTGTTGCTCCAAGTCAAACTCTAAGTGATGAAGAGTATCAACTACTTAGAAAGGCATCAATAGACATAATAAATGCAATAGAGGTTCAAGGTGGATGTAACGTTCAAATAGCTTTAAACCCACATAGTTTAGAATATGCGATAATAGAAATAAACCCAAGAGTTAGTAGGTCATCAGCCCTAGCATCAAAAGCTACAGGATACCCAATAGCAAAAGTAGCAGCTAAGATAGCTTTAGGTTATACTTTGGATGAGATAGAAAATGCAGTAACTAAAAAAACTTATGCTTGTTTTGAGCCAACATTAGATTATGTGGTAGTAAAAATACCAAAGTGGCCATTTGATAAATTTAGACATGCCAATAGAAAATTAGGAACTAAGATGATGGCAACTGGTGAAATCATGAGTATAGGAAGTAACTTTGAGGCTGCTATTCTTAAAGGTATAAGATCACTTGAAACAGGAAAATATTCATTGGTTCATGCTCCATCAGAAGGTAGAACATTAGAAGAATTAAAGGCTAGAGTAGTAGTACCTGATGATGAGAGACTATTTGACTTAGCTGAAATGATAAGAAGAGGCTATAAAGTAGAAATGATATCAGAAATAACTGGTGTTGATAAGTGGTTTATAAATAAATTTAAATGGATAGTAGAACAAGAAGAAAAATTAAAAGTTCTAAAAATAGAAGACTTAGATAAAGAATATTTACATGAATTAAAGAAAAAGGGATTTTCTGATAAAGGTATATCTGACTTAATGAAGATAAGCCCAGAAAAATTATATGAATTGAGAAGTTTATATAATATACAACCAGTTTATAAAATGGTTGATACATGTGGAGGAGAATTTGAAGCTCTATCACCTTATTACTATTCAACTTATGAACAATATGATGAGGTAGTAGTTAGTGATAAGAGAAAAGTTGTAGTATTGGGTTCTGGTCCAATAAGAATCGGTCAAGGAATAGAATTTGACTATTGTTCAGTTCATTGTGTAAAATCTTTAAGAAAAATGGGAATAGAAACTATAATTGTAAACAATAACCCTGAAACTGTAAGTACGGATTTTGATACATCTGATAAGTTGTATTTTGAACCATTAACAGAAGAAGAAGTTTTAAATATAATAGAAAAAGAAAAACCAGAAGGTGTAATACTACAGTTTGGTGGACAAACAGCTATAAAATTGGCTAAGTTTTTACATGAAAAAAATATACCTATACTGGGAACAGACTTTAGAGATATAGATGCAGCAGAAGATAGAGAAAAATTTGATGATTTACTAGAGAGACTAGATATAAATAGACCAAAAGGAAAAGGTGTATGGACAACTAATGAAGGTGTTGAAATTGCTAAGGAGTTAGGTTATCCAGTATTAGTTAGACCATCTTATGTACTTGGTGGTCAAGGTATGGAAATAACTTATAACGAAGAAAAACTAATTCAGTATTTGGATGATGCATTTGATAGAGACCATAAAAATCCAGTACTTATAGATAAATATCTAACTGGTAGAGAAATAGAAGTAGATGCTATATGTGATAAAGAAGATATATTGATACCTGGTATAATGGAGCATTTAGAAAGAGCTGGAGTTCACTCTGGAGATAGTACAACAATGTATCCAAGTCAAAATATATCTGATGAAATAAAAGAAAAGATAGTAGAATACACTAAAAAAATAGCTTTAGACCTTAATGTGCTTGGTATGGTTAATATACAATTTATAGAATTTCAAAATGAATTATATATAATTGAGGTTAACCCTAGAGCTAGTAGAACAGTTCCATATATAAGTAAGGTAAGTGGAGTACCAATAGTTGACTTGGCTACTAAGTGTATGTTAGGAGCTAAATTAAAGGATTTAGGATATGGTACAGGAGTTTACAAAGAGCCAAAATTAGTATCAGTAAAAGTACCAGTATTCTCAATGTCTAAATTATCTAAAGTTGAAGTAAGTCTAGGACCTGAAATGAAGTCTACAGGAGAAGTTCTAGGTGTAGGAGAAAATTTAGAAGAAGCCTTATATAAAGGGTTCTTGGCAGCAGGTAGACATATGTCTGATGAAAGAGGAGTAGTACTTGCTACTGTAAATAATCATGATAAAGATGAGTTTATAGAGATAGCAAAAGATATGAAAGAATTAGGATATACTTTTGTTGCTACAGAAGGAACAGCGAAGAGTTTAAGAGAAAATGGAATAGAGGCTGATATAGTAAATAGAATTGAAGAACCTAGACCAAACATATTAGATGCTATAAGAAATAAACAAGTTGATATAGTAATAAATACACCAACTAAAGGAAATGACTCTACAAGAGATGGCTTTAAAATGAGAAGAACAGCTATTGAATTTTCTACTGAAATAATGACATCTCTGGATACGCTAAAAGCTTTAGTAGAAGTTAAGAAGAAACATTTAAACAAAGATAAATTAAAAGTTTATAATATAGCTGAGTAA
- the carA gene encoding glutamine-hydrolyzing carbamoyl-phosphate synthase small subunit codes for MKARLILEDGTVFIGKAFGYLEESVGEVVFNTSMIGYGEVLTDPSYYGQIVTMTYPLVGNYGINLSSAESEKVQVKGFIVREKSDSPSNFRCEIDIDQYLKQNKVIGLEGIDTRALTKILRNNGTMKGIITLEDSKLEDVKHKLDKFSNTEAVRTVTRKEVEHIKGNGPKVAVMDFGVKRNILRSFIARGCDITIFPATTSPEDVLSINPDLIFLSNGPGDPEDLEDVIENIKALIGKKPIVGICLGHQLLALALGGKTAKLKFGHRGGNHPVKDLEEGKVFITSQNHGYYVSEVPEQMKVTHINLNDNTVEGMRHEKLDVYSVQYHPEACPGPKDNDYIFDKFLELVK; via the coding sequence ATGAAAGCAAGGTTAATATTAGAAGATGGAACAGTTTTTATAGGAAAGGCATTTGGATATTTAGAAGAAAGTGTAGGAGAAGTAGTATTTAATACTTCGATGATAGGATATGGTGAAGTTTTAACAGACCCTTCTTACTATGGTCAAATAGTTACTATGACTTATCCTCTTGTAGGAAATTATGGTATAAATTTATCATCAGCAGAGTCTGAAAAAGTTCAAGTAAAGGGATTCATAGTAAGGGAGAAAAGTGATTCTCCAAGTAATTTTAGATGTGAAATTGATATAGACCAATATTTAAAGCAAAATAAAGTTATCGGACTTGAAGGAATAGATACAAGAGCTTTGACTAAGATACTTAGAAATAATGGAACAATGAAAGGTATAATTACATTAGAAGACAGTAAATTAGAAGATGTTAAACATAAATTGGATAAGTTTTCAAATACAGAAGCAGTTAGAACTGTTACAAGAAAAGAAGTAGAGCATATAAAAGGAAATGGTCCAAAAGTGGCTGTTATGGATTTTGGAGTAAAAAGAAATATATTAAGATCATTTATAGCTCGTGGATGTGATATAACAATATTTCCAGCTACAACATCTCCAGAAGATGTATTGAGTATAAACCCTGACTTAATATTCTTGTCAAATGGACCTGGAGACCCAGAAGACTTAGAAGATGTTATAGAAAATATAAAAGCTCTTATTGGTAAAAAACCTATAGTTGGAATATGCTTAGGACATCAACTTTTAGCTTTAGCTCTTGGAGGAAAAACTGCTAAACTTAAATTTGGGCATAGAGGTGGAAATCATCCAGTTAAAGACTTAGAAGAAGGAAAAGTATTTATAACTTCTCAAAATCATGGTTATTATGTTTCAGAAGTTCCTGAACAAATGAAAGTGACACATATAAATTTAAATGATAATACTGTTGAAGGAATGAGACATGAGAAGCTAGATGTATACAGTGTTCAATACCATCCTGAAGCTTGCCCAGGACCAAAAGATAATGACTATATTTTTGATAAATTTTTAGAATTAGTAAAATAA
- the carB gene encoding carbamoyl-phosphate synthase large subunit, producing MPKLDSIKKTLVLGSGPIIIGQAAEFDYSGTQACQSLKEEGIEVVLINSNPATIMTDKEVADKIYIEPLTIEFIEKIIEKERPDSLLAGMGGQTGLNLAVELYEKGILDKYGVKIIGTSVESIKKGEDRDIFREVMKEINQPVIVSDIVTDLQAGLDYALTIGYPVVVRPAYTLGGTGGGIADNEEELREILSHGLQLSPVGQVLIEKSIKGWKEIEYEVIRDSKGNCIVVCNMENIDPVGVHTGDSIVVAPTQTLSNKECAMLKKASLDILNAVEVQGGCNVQFALNPHSFEYAVIEINPRVSRSSALASKATGYPIAKVSSKIALGYTLDEIENAVTKKTYACFEPTIDYVVAKIPKWPFDKFKKANRKLGTKMMATGEIMSIGSNFEAAILKGIRSLETGKYSLVHTPSEERSIEELKKRVVVPDDERLFDLAEMIRRGYKVEMIEQITGIDKWFINKFKWIVEQEEKLKVMKIEDLTKDYLLELKKKGFSDKGISDLMKISPEKLYELRSLYNIKPAYKMVDTCAGEIDAISPYYYSTYEQYDEVVVSDKKKVIVLGSGPIRIGQGIEFDYCSVHCVKSLRKMDIETIIINNNPETVSTDFDTSDKLYFEPLTEEEVLSIIEKEKPEGVILQFGGQTAIKLAKFLHEKNIPILGTDFDDIDAAEDREKFDDLLERLDINRPKGKGVWSLNEGIEVANELGYPVLVRPSYVLGGQGMEITYNEEKLSQYLQDAFDRDHKNPVLIDKYLTGREIEVDAICDKEDILIPGIMEHLERAGVHSGDSTTMYPSQNISDEIKEKIVEYTKKIALDLNVLGMVNIQFIEFQNELYIIEVNPRASRTVPYISKVSGVPIVDLATKCMLGAKLKDLGYGTGVYKEPKLVSVKVPVFSMSKLSKVEVSLGPEMKSTGEVLGVGENLEEALYKGFLAAGRHMSDERGVVLATVNNHDKDEFIEIAKDMKELGYTFVATEGTANSLRENGIEADIVNRVEESRPNILDAIRNKQVDIVINTPTKGNDSTRDGFKIRRTAIEFSTEIMTSLDTLKALVEVKKKHLNKDELKVYNIAE from the coding sequence ATGCCTAAATTAGATAGTATAAAGAAAACTTTAGTATTAGGGTCAGGACCAATAATAATAGGTCAAGCTGCAGAGTTTGACTATTCAGGAACACAAGCTTGCCAGTCTTTGAAAGAGGAAGGAATTGAAGTTGTATTAATAAATAGTAATCCAGCCACTATAATGACTGATAAAGAAGTGGCAGATAAAATATATATAGAACCATTAACAATAGAATTTATAGAAAAAATAATAGAAAAAGAAAGACCAGACAGTTTACTTGCAGGTATGGGTGGACAAACAGGGCTAAATCTAGCAGTTGAACTTTATGAAAAAGGCATACTAGATAAATATGGAGTAAAGATAATAGGTACTTCAGTAGAATCTATCAAAAAAGGTGAAGATAGAGATATATTTAGAGAAGTAATGAAAGAAATAAATCAGCCTGTAATAGTTAGTGATATAGTTACAGATTTACAAGCAGGTCTTGATTATGCACTTACAATTGGTTATCCAGTAGTTGTAAGACCAGCATACACACTAGGTGGAACTGGTGGGGGTATAGCTGATAATGAGGAAGAATTAAGAGAAATACTTTCACATGGTCTACAATTAAGTCCTGTTGGACAAGTATTAATTGAAAAGAGTATAAAAGGTTGGAAAGAAATAGAATATGAGGTAATAAGAGATTCAAAGGGAAATTGTATAGTTGTATGTAACATGGAAAATATAGACCCAGTCGGAGTTCATACAGGAGACAGTATAGTTGTTGCTCCAACTCAAACTTTAAGTAACAAAGAATGTGCAATGCTTAAAAAAGCATCTTTAGATATATTAAATGCAGTAGAAGTTCAAGGTGGTTGTAACGTTCAATTTGCACTTAATCCACATAGTTTTGAATATGCAGTTATAGAGATAAATCCAAGAGTTAGTAGATCATCAGCTTTAGCATCAAAAGCTACAGGATATCCAATAGCTAAAGTTTCGTCAAAAATAGCTTTAGGTTATACTTTAGATGAGATAGAAAATGCAGTAACTAAAAAAACTTATGCTTGTTTTGAACCAACTATAGATTATGTGGTGGCAAAAATACCAAAATGGCCTTTTGATAAATTTAAAAAAGCAAATAGAAAATTAGGAACTAAGATGATGGCAACTGGTGAAATTATGAGTATAGGAAGTAATTTTGAGGCTGCTATTCTTAAAGGGATAAGATCACTTGAAACAGGAAAATATTCATTAGTTCACACACCATCTGAGGAGAGAAGCATAGAGGAATTAAAGAAAAGAGTTGTAGTACCTGATGATGAGAGACTATTTGATTTAGCTGAAATGATAAGAAGAGGCTATAAAGTAGAAATGATAGAACAAATTACAGGTATAGATAAATGGTTTATAAATAAATTTAAATGGATAGTAGAGCAAGAAGAAAAATTAAAAGTTATGAAAATTGAAGATTTAACTAAAGACTATCTTCTTGAATTAAAGAAAAAGGGATTCTCTGATAAAGGTATATCTGACCTAATGAAGATAAGTCCAGAAAAATTATATGAATTGAGAAGTCTATACAATATAAAACCAGCATATAAAATGGTTGATACTTGTGCAGGTGAGATAGATGCTATATCTCCTTACTATTATTCAACTTATGAGCAATATGATGAGGTAGTTGTTAGTGATAAGAAAAAGGTGATAGTATTAGGTTCTGGTCCAATAAGAATAGGTCAAGGTATAGAATTTGACTATTGTTCAGTTCACTGTGTAAAATCTTTAAGAAAAATGGACATAGAAACTATAATCATAAACAATAACCCTGAAACTGTAAGTACAGACTTTGATACATCAGATAAGCTGTATTTTGAACCATTAACAGAAGAAGAAGTTTTAAGTATAATAGAAAAAGAAAAGCCAGAAGGTGTAATACTACAGTTTGGTGGACAAACAGCTATAAAATTGGCTAAGTTTTTACATGAAAAAAATATACCTATACTGGGAACAGATTTTGATGATATAGATGCAGCAGAAGATAGAGAAAAATTTGATGATTTACTAGAGAGACTAGATATAAATAGACCAAAAGGAAAGGGTGTATGGTCACTTAACGAAGGTATTGAAGTTGCTAATGAGTTAGGTTATCCAGTATTAGTTAGACCATCTTATGTACTTGGTGGTCAAGGTATGGAAATAACTTATAACGAAGAAAAATTATCTCAATACCTACAAGATGCATTTGATAGAGACCATAAAAATCCAGTACTTATAGATAAATATCTAACTGGTAGAGAAATAGAAGTAGATGCTATATGTGATAAGGAAGATATATTGATACCTGGTATAATGGAACATTTAGAAAGAGCTGGAGTTCACTCTGGAGATAGTACAACAATGTATCCAAGTCAAAATATATCTGATGAAATAAAAGAAAAGATAGTAGAATACACTAAAAAAATAGCTTTAGACCTTAATGTGCTTGGTATGGTTAATATACAGTTTATAGAATTTCAAAATGAATTATATATAATTGAGGTTAACCCTAGAGCTAGTAGAACAGTTCCATATATAAGTAAAGTAAGTGGAGTACCAATAGTTGACTTGGCTACTAAGTGTATGTTAGGAGCTAAATTAAAGGATTTAGGATATGGTACAGGAGTTTACAAAGAGCCAAAATTAGTATCAGTAAAAGTACCAGTATTCTCAATGTCTAAATTATCTAAAGTTGAAGTAAGTCTAGGACCTGAAATGAAGTCTACAGGAGAAGTCCTAGGTGTAGGAGAAAATTTAGAAGAAGCCTTATATAAAGGGTTCTTGGCAGCAGGTAGACATATGTCTGATGAAAGAGGAGTAGTACTTGCTACTGTAAATAATCATGATAAAGATGAGTTTATAGAGATAGCAAAAGATATGAAAGAATTAGGATATACTTTTGTTGCTACAGAAGGAACAGCTAATAGCTTAAGAGAAAATGGAATAGAGGCTGATATAGTAAATAGAGTAGAAGAATCTAGACCAAACATATTAGATGCTATAAGAAATAAACAAGTTGATATAGTAATAAATACACCAACTAAAGGAAATGACTCTACAAGAGATGGATTTAAGATAAGAAGAACAGCTATTGAATTTTCTACTGAAATAATGACATCTTTGGATACACTAAAAGCTTTAGTAGAAGTTAAGAAGAAACATTTAAATAAAGATGAGTTAAAAGTTTACAATATAGCTGAATAG
- the carA gene encoding glutamine-hydrolyzing carbamoyl-phosphate synthase small subunit, whose amino-acid sequence MKGKLILEDGTVFEGKAFGYLKEAIGEVVFNTSMAGYGELLTDATYYGQIVTMTYPLIGNYGINLEDVESNKVQVKGLIVREKSDNPNNFRCEMDIDTYLKQNKVIGLEGIDTRALTKIIRNNGTKRGIITLENVSLQDVQSKLEEHCNKDSVKNVTRKEIENIKGTGAKVVVIDFGIKNSVLESLKACNCDITIVPAMTTVEEILNINPDLILLSNGPGNPEDINDIVENIKKLIGKKPLTGIGLGHQILALALGGKTSKLVFGHRGGNHPVKCLETGKVFITSQNHGYNVSEMPENTEVTHINLNDNTIEGMRHKELPIYSVQYIPEYTTKEDLDCIFNKFLALI is encoded by the coding sequence ATGAAGGGGAAATTAATTTTAGAAGATGGAACAGTATTTGAAGGAAAAGCATTTGGATATCTAAAGGAAGCTATTGGAGAAGTTGTATTTAATACTTCAATGGCTGGGTATGGAGAACTATTGACAGATGCAACTTATTATGGACAAATAGTTACTATGACTTATCCACTTATAGGAAACTATGGAATAAATTTAGAAGATGTTGAATCAAATAAGGTGCAAGTAAAAGGACTTATTGTAAGAGAAAAAAGTGATAACCCAAATAATTTTAGATGTGAAATGGATATAGACACATATCTAAAGCAAAATAAGGTAATAGGACTTGAAGGAATAGATACAAGAGCATTAACTAAAATTATTAGAAACAATGGAACTAAGAGAGGAATTATAACTTTAGAAAATGTATCATTACAAGATGTTCAGTCTAAATTAGAAGAGCATTGTAACAAAGATTCAGTAAAAAATGTTACAAGAAAAGAAATTGAAAATATAAAAGGTACTGGAGCTAAAGTTGTAGTTATAGACTTTGGTATTAAAAATAGTGTACTAGAGTCTCTTAAAGCTTGTAACTGTGATATAACTATAGTACCAGCAATGACTACAGTAGAAGAAATTTTAAATATAAATCCTGACTTAATCTTATTATCTAATGGCCCAGGAAATCCAGAGGATATAAATGATATAGTTGAAAATATAAAAAAATTAATAGGCAAAAAGCCATTGACAGGAATAGGTTTAGGACATCAAATTTTAGCATTGGCATTAGGAGGAAAGACTTCAAAGCTTGTATTTGGACATAGAGGAGGTAATCACCCAGTTAAATGCTTAGAAACTGGAAAGGTATTTATAACTTCTCAAAATCATGGATATAATGTTTCAGAAATGCCAGAAAATACAGAAGTAACTCACATAAATTTAAATGACAATACTATAGAAGGAATGAGACATAAGGAATTACCAATATATAGTGTTCAATACATTCCAGAATACACAACAAAAGAAGATTTAGATTGTATATTTAATAAATTCTTAGCATTAATATAG